Genomic DNA from Desulfonema ishimotonii:
TCCACCTCGGGCCGGATTTCCGTGGGCTGCAAAAGTCCGCTGACCGGCGGTATAAAAGAGGCCAACGCAGGCGGCCAGGGCGGCCAGGTAATGGCCCGTCTGGGATATGCGGCCATCATCATTGAGGGCGAGCCGAAAACCGACGACCTTTATAAGGTCTATGTGAATAAGGATAAGGTCGAGTTTACCCAGGTCAACGAGTTCAGGATGATGCGCAACTACCCGCTGGCCGACAAGATGAAGGCCGAATATGGCGACAAGGTGGCCATGATCTCCATCGGGCCGGCCGGCGAGATGAAGATGTGCGCCTCTTCCATCGCGGTAACGGACAAGGAGTTCCGGCCTTCACGCCATGCGGGCCGCGGCGGTGTGGGTGCGGTGATGGGGGCAAAGGGCATCAAGGTTATCATTCTGGACGATAACGGCTGCAAGATGCGCAAGCCGCTCGACGCAGACAAGTTCAAGGCGGCCAACAAGGCGTTCGTCAGCGGCCTCAGAGGCCATGCGGTTACCGGCGAAGGCCTTCCGGCTTACGGTACCAACGTGCTGGTGAACATCGTCAACGAATCCGGCGGGTTTCCGACCAACAACTTCAAGCAGGGCCAGTTTGACGACGCCGCCAAGATCAGCGGCGAAACCATGGCGGAGCTGCAGACCAAACGCGGGGGCCAGCCCACCCACGGCTGCCATCGCGGGTGCGCCATCCAGTGTTCCGGTATTTTTGTGGACAAAGACGGCAATTTCGTCAGTAAGCAGCCGGAATACGAGACGGTCTGGTCACACGGCGGCCACTGCGGCATTGACGATCTCGACACCATCGCCAGAATGGACTTCATGGACGATGATATCGGACTCGACACCATTGATATGGGCATGACCCTCGGCATTGTGATGGATGCGGGCGTGATTGAGTTCGGTGACAAAGAAGGCGCCATGCGGCTGCTGGAAGAAGTGGGCAAGGGAACGCCGATGGGGCGGATTCTCGGTAATGGCGCGGCCTTTACGGCAAAGGCCTTCGGCATTGAGAGAGCTGCGGTTGTCAAGAATCAGGCGCTTCCGGCCTATGACCCGCGTGCGATCAAGGGCATCGGCGTGACCTACGCCACCACGCCCATGGGCGCGGACCATACCGCAGGCTATGCCATTGCAACCAACCTTCTCAAGGTGGGCGGTGATGTGGATCCCCTGAGTACCGAGGGTCAGGTTGAGCTGTCCAGAAACCTTCAGATCGCCACGGCTGCGCTGGATGCCACGGGGTACTGCCTCTTCATCGCCTTTGCGATTCTGGATCAGGAAGAGACCTTTAACGCCATGGTGGAGAGCATCAACGGCTTCTACGGCCTGAGCATGACCGGAGACGATGTGGTTGAACTGGGCAAAAAGATTCTCTCCATGGAACGGGATTTCAACAAACGGGCCGGTTTTACCAAGGAAGACGACCGCCTGCCGCGTTTCTTCAAAAGAGAAGCCCTTGCGCCGCACAACGTGACGTTCGACATCTCGGATGAGCAGCTGGACAGCGTATTTAACTGGTAGTCCGTATTTAAACGGACCGTCAGAGACGGAATAAGCAGCAGATAAGGGGCGGGGAAGGGCGCAGTGGCGCTTTTCCCCGCTTTTTTTGTCGGACCCGGCGTGAAAAATGAGCGGCTACCGGTGATGGTTGCCGTTGAAAGAGCTGCCCAGGGAAATTGAGACGCTTTTGATCATGGCATAGACCGGCGTGCCCGGATTCAGATCCAGTTCCTGCCGGGCCTGCGGGGTAATGGTGGCGATGAGGGGCGCGCCGATGTCCAGGCGGACATCCACCAGTGTGCCGTCGCAGGGATCGGTGATCTCTTCAACCGTTCCCTGAAAGATGTTCTGAAAGCTGGCCCGGGGAAAGGGTTCCAGGGCAATCCCCACATTCCGGGGGTGAATGCGGACACGGACCGTGTCGCCCGCCGGGATTTCCACTCGCGGAACACTCAGCACGCCCCCTGAAAACCGGAGCCGGGTCAGACCGGCTGAAAGGTCGTGGGATTCGACTGCCGTGGACAGCACCACGCCTGCCTCCGTGCGGCCTGTGAGGCGCTGAAAATCGTTCCGGGCCGTGACCGCCTCCACGCTGCCCACGGCCACGGATTTGCCGCCGGAGAGGAAGACCAGGGTGTCGGCCAGATTCAGGATTTCGTCCACGGAATGGCTGACGTAAAGGATGGGAACGGAGAGCTCGCCGGAGAGCCGGGCGATAAAGGGCAGCACCTCGGTCTTGCGGGCCGCGTCCAGGGAGGCCAGGGGTTCGTCCATGAGCAGGAGAACCGGGCTGGTCAGCAGGGAGCGGCCAATGGCGACCCGCTGTTTCTCACCGCCCGACAGGGTGGCCGGATGGCGCGTCAGCAGGTGGCCGATGCCGAGCAGATCCACCACCTGGTCAAATCTGATATACCGGTCACGGGGGCGCACCCGCTTCATGCCGTAGGTGAGGTTGGCGCGGACCGAGAGATGGGGAAAGAGGCGGCCATCCTGAAACACATAGCCAAAGCGCCGTTTTTCGGGCGGGATGTCGATTACCTTTTCCGCGTCGAACACACAGTGGTCATTGACCATGATGTGGCCCGCGTCCGGCCGGGTCAGCCCGGCAAGCATGTTGATGACCGAGGTCTTTCCGGCCCCCGAATGGCCGAACAGGGCCGTGACACCGGCCCCGTCCGAAACAAAGGCCGTCTCCACGGTGAAGTTGCCCTGCACCTTTTTCAGGCGGATGTCGAGCATAAGATCAGGTTTCTCCTTTCATGCGCCGGTCCATTCGGCGGGCCAGGACTTCGGAGGCCATCAGGGCGATCAGGGCCACGATTACGGATATGACGCAGAGGCGCATGGCCCCGGCCTCGCCGTCCGGCACCTGGGTCAGGGTGTAGAGCGCCAGGGGCAGGGTCCGGGTTTCGCCCGGAATGTTGGAGACAAAGGTGATGGTGGCCCCGAACTCGCTCAGGCTCCGGGCAAAGGCGAGTATGACGCCCGTGAGGATGCCCGGCAGGATGAGCGGCAGCGTCACCGTGAAAAAGAGATCCACCGGTCCCGCGCCCAGGGTCCGGGCGGCCTGTTCCAGCCCCTGATCCACGCCCTCGATGGAGAGCCGGACGGCCCGCACCAGCAGGGGGAATGCCATGACGGCCGAGGCCAGGGCCGCCCCCTTCCAGTTAAATGCAAAGGTGAGGCCCGTGATGTCGTAGAGCCAGCTTCCCACCATGCCCCGCCTGCCCATGAGGAGCAGGAGCGTGTAGCCGGTGACGACCGGTGGCAGCACCAGGGGCAGATGGACCAGTCCGTCCACCAGGGCCTTGCCCGGAAACTGCTTCCGGGCCAGCACCCATGCCATCAGAATGCCCGGTATCAGGCTGCCGAGGACGGCCCAGCCTGATATCCAGAGGCTCAGGCGGAGCGCTTCCAGCTCCACCGGTGTCAGTTTGAAAATATCCATTATCGAACAGAAAATCCGTATGTTTCAAAGACCGCTTTTGCGTCCGGGGTTCTGAGGAATTCCAGAAAGGCTTTTGCTGCCGGTGTGGTTTTTCCGGCGATCAGGGCCACCGGGTAGGTGATGGCCGGGTGTGAATCCTCAGGGAAGATGGCCACCACTTTCACCTTTTCGGAGATGGCTGCGTCCGTGGCATAGACAATCCCCAGGGGGGCTTCGCCCCGCTCCACGAGCGCCAGGGCCGCCCGCACGTCTTTTGAGCGGGCCACCTTGGGCGCCACCGCCGCCCACACGCCCAGGGATTCCAGGGCCTGTTTGCCGTAAATGCCCGCCGGAACGTGGTCCGGGTCGCCCATTGCCAGTTTCTCATCGCCCAGAATCCCGGCCAGATCAAATCCGGCTTTGATGGTGATGTTCAGTTTGCCGTCCGGGGGCGCAATCAGGACGATCCGGTTGCCGAGCAGGTCCGTCCGGGTTCCTTTCTCAATCATGTCTTTCTTTTCCAGGAAGTCCATCCATTTGGGATTGGCCGAGAGATAGACATCGGCAGGCGCGCCGTGATCGATCTGTTTGGCCAGGGTGGAGGAGGAGGCAAAGGAGGGGGTGAACTGCCCCATCTTTTTTTCAGTGAAGAGCTTGCCGATATCCGTGATGGCGTTGGTGGTGGAGGCGGCGGCAAATACTGTCACTTTCTGTGTGTCGTCTGCCCAGGCAGAGGGCAGCAGGGCCGCGCAGAGGGCCAGGATCAGGAATGCGTTCAGGATTTTTACCATGTTCTGTCTGTGTTTCATGTTCTGTTTTCCTTTTCGGTAATTTGTAGATAAAAAAACAAAATTGAGGTTCTGTTTGCCTTAAATTACATTTATGTTCAGTTTGTCCCGTTTTTTCCCCTCCCTTAAAAAAAAAGCAATTATCAGGCCAGATCATTGCGTTGTTTTACTTTAAAATGTGAATCAGGAACGCGGAATATCCCGGACTCCGTAATTCACAAATTTAGTTGAAATTAATGCACTATATCTGCGATGTATGTAAAGTATAAACGTCAAAATGTAAAGTTCAGACATGCTTCAAAATGAAAAAAATGGTGATTTCTGTCTGCACAATTGGCTGTGAAGGGTACTCTGAGGGCTTCTATATGACTCCCCGGATTTATCATGGCCGGGGGCCGCATAAAGTGAATTTTGCAGGAGGACTGGCAGGAAACGGGGGGCGCAATCTTTCCGTCATTCCCGCGAATGACGGAAAGGGCGGGGATGGTCGTTATGTTATATGGTGTCATGCGGAGCGGTCAGTATTTACCGGAAACCGGTGGGCACAAAAAACGTGCCCACTGAAATTCAAATTTCGAGGCGGGCAGGACGCAGAGCGTCCGGGGCTGCATTCCCACGCAGGAGCGTGGGAACGAGAGTGAGTGCAATCAGATTCATCAGAAAAATCTGACGAATCAGAGTTCAGACAATTGAACACAAAGCGTTTGAACGAAAGTCGGACGGCAGGGCCGCCCTGTGTGGCGGCCATTTTTTGTTGCGTGCAAAGTGTCGGTGTTTTCGATATCAGCCTGTTTTTTCCCAACTAATATTACAAATTGCATCTTAGAAGCTGTTTTAAAAATCCCTTCGGAGTGCAAAAGTTAAGCCCCGAAAGGGGCGATCTTTTGCAAAATTTGCGAAAAACCGGCCTTCGGCCTTAATTTTCGCACTCCGTTTCTGAGTCGCCGGTATTTTTAAAACAGCTTCTTAGCCGAATTTTTTATGACGATAAGCTGAAATTCCTGTCGGGTAAAAATATAATTATACATTTACACCATGCAATATACATGATATTATCTCATAACATTGCTTGGAAATATGAAGCCCATAAATGTTAAAAGTGGCGCAGTTAGCCGGAAAAACTATACAATCGCTGATCATGATAAAAAGAGAAAAAAATGAATCAATTTGATAAGACTAATATCTCCGATCCGTTTGTTAGCAAAAATACAATCGAGCCTTATTCCCCGGGCGAATTAAACGGACTATCATTTGCGGTAAAAGATAATATTGATGTGGCAAATGAAATTACCGGTTATGGGAGCCCGGGGTGGATTAACACCCACTCCGAACCGGTTGTCAATGCTATTTGTTTAGAACAGTTGCTGAATGCAGGAGGAAAGTTTCAAGGCAAAACAAAATCAGACGAATTGGCTTATAGCCTGATAGGCGTCAATTCATTTTATGGCACACCTCTGAATCCAAAAGCGCCGGACAGGGTGCCGGGCGGTTCTTCAAGTGGCTCTGCGTCGGCAGTCGCCAGCGGATTGGCAGATTTTGCAATTGGCACAGATACCGGTGGTTCAATCAGAGTTCCGGCGAGTAATTGTGGTGTCTGGGGATACAGACCTTCACATGGGGCTATTTCTGTTTCCGGGGTATTAGCCTTGGCACCTTCTTTTGATACGGTCGGAATTCTTGCGCAAACAGGAAAAATATTAGAAAAGGTGATGCAAGTTTTGCTTGCAGAGAACAGTAATGGGAGCAATGCTTTTTCATCAGTCTGTTTTGTTGATGATGTATTTCAAATGTCTGATCGGCAAATTCTTGATAAAATAACACCAAGTCTGAATAAGATATCCGATATTTGTAAAGTACAGACCTTAAAGCTTGCAGAAATTACAGACCCGCATGTTAATTGTAATTGGCTTTTTGAACAATTGGGATTCTTGCTGTCAACCGAGATATGGAACACATTCGGGGCCTGGATAAAAAATGAGAAACCAGAACTGAGTTCCGGAGTAGAATATAATCTTCACGGTTATGCTGAATCTGCCAATCGAAAAGTCATTCAAAGCAGTCTCTGTGCTAAAAAAGCATTTCAAAACAAAATTAGCAACTTTCTTTGCGGAGGGAAAATACTATGTTTCCCTACAACTGTGGATTTGGCACCACGACTGGATGAAATCACGCCTGACTTTTTAGCAGGGGAGTATATTCCAAGAGCAATGGGCGTAAATGCGATTTCAAGCTTATCCTGTACGCCTCAGATTACAATCCCTGTGGCAGAAGCGAATGGTGTGCCTGTCGGACTTTCTTTTATCTCTGGTTACGGGCAAGACATGAGCTTAATAAGCTTTTGCAATCAACTAAATACATGATGATTTTAATAATTAACCAGATGATGTTTTTATCAGAAAATACAAAAAATCATAACCAATCACTGCACTGGATTTTTGCGCCGCTACGCTGCATAAAAAACAGTGAGTTCAGCGATGAGCGACCTCCGCAATATAAATGAGGGAGACTGCGGCTCCCGGTCGCTGCCGTGGTGGATCGCCGTGGTTCATCTCACTTTCCCGGCAGCATACACGATCCGCTGCCGGGGGGATGCGTGGCGCAGTCCCCCGCTGGCCCGCGCCGCACATCCCGCGGATCGGGCGGACCGGGTTCGCCTACTTTCGCAGATGCAAACCCGGCCCCGCATCCGCAACATGACGTCGTGTTTTTATATGTGATTACAGCCAGTCAGGATGAGCAAAATCCCGTATGAATCAATGATGATTGCGAAATTAAATCCTTCTGCAAAATGCAAACGCAGAGACTTGAATCGGCAGAAAACAGACCGTCACATAATTATTTAAAGGAAGAAATCTTTACGCCACGATCATCATGGGATATGGAAAAATGATGTAAGCGTGGAGCCTGAAAAGCCTTTACAAACGTATCGGCGCCACTATCAAGAATATGTCTAATAACCAATTATCATCACCATACCAGCAAAACGGACAAACAGATGGGAACCAAGTCAGATTTTAAAATCTGAGATTATGATATTTTTTCAGACTTGGTTCCGTAACTTTAATGAAGGAGAAAACAATGAATATGGACGTCTGGCTTCCCTTTGTCTTCGCGTCAGCCCTGATACTGATCATACCGGGACCGACAATCATTCTGGTCATCAGCCAGGCGGTGACACATGGGCGCAGATCGGTCACGCCGCTTGTCGCGGGCGTGCTTTTCGGAGACTTCGCGGCAATGACGCTTTCTCTTTTGGGGCTTGGGGCGTTACTGTCGGCTTCAGCAGCCCTTTTCACCATATTCAAATGGATCGGAGCACTCTATCTGGTTTATCTTGGGATAAAGCTGTGGAAACCGAACCCGGAAAACAGTTCGATCCGAAAGGATGCAAAAAATACGTCAGAACGATCGCTCTTCAGAAGCGCGTTTATCGTGACGGCCCTCAATCCCAAAAGCATTGCCTTCTTTGTCGCATTCCTTCCGCAGTTTATTGACCCGCTCAGACCGGCACTTCATCAGCTGACACTGCTCGGCGGAACCTTTTTGTTCCTGGCCACTGTCAACGCAACGCTGTATGCTGTGTTTGCCGGTCATCTGAGTGAACATATGAGAAAGAAAAAGGTTCGCAAATGGTTCGGTCGTTGCGGCGGAACCGCATTAATCGGAGCGGGGATTTTTACCGCCGGAATGCAACGGTCCGCATAGCCGGCGATGACAGCGCCGCACACGGATTTCCAAACGCTGCGCATTTGCAATACAAACTGATTCTGACGGTCCGTGTATTAAAAAAAGCACGGAACATACCATTCAACCGTTAAACGAAAAAGGCTGCGCCATGACCACACCGACCCGGGAAGAAGCGTTTGAACTCCTAAAAAAATACACCAAAACCGAAAGCCTGATCAGCCACGCCCTGGCCGTGGAGGCCGTCATGCGGCATTTTGCGGAAAAAAATGGGGAAGATCCTGAAAAATGGGGCATCATCGGTCTTGTCCATGATATCGACTATGAAATGTACCCGGAGGAACACTGCGTGAAAGCGCGTGAGATTCTGGAAGAAAACCAGTGGCCCGACGAGTATGTGCGGGCCGTGATCAGTCACGGATGGGGAATATGCAGCGATGTGAAACCGGAAACCCTTCTGGAAAAAGTTCTGTACGCCACCGACGAACTGACGGGCCTGGTCACCACGACGGCGCTGGTACGCCCTTCCAGAAGCGTGATGGACATGAAGGCCAAATCGGTAAAAAAGAAATGGAAAAACAAGAAGTTTGCCGCAGGGGTCAACCGGGAGGTGATTGAAAAGGGCGCCGGAATGCTCGGCATGGAGATCGGAGACCTGATCACGGAAACCATCATGGGGATGCGAAACGTGGCGGAGGAGATCGGCCTCAGAGGGAACGCCTGATCCGCGTCCTTTCCCGGAGGAATTCTCTGTCACCTGAAACCTGATGAACTCGTAAAAAATCGGAATCCGGATTTTTAACCGGAGGATGCGGGTACTGATAACAGATCATAATCCTTATCTATTGTATCCGGCGGATTTTTCACAAAACCATCACACGGGGTGGGCACATTTTTTCCTCCTGTAAATAATCCTGTGATACGCACTGAATCCGATTTTCCGGCAATGTGAAAGCAGGTGGCTGAATCGGCAGAAAACAGGCCGTCACAGAATTATTTACAGGAAGCATTTTTTTGTGCTCATCGGATTCCACCTCAGAAACTTACGACAGGCCTCACCCGGAACAGACGGACAACACCTCTTTTTTTACCCATCGCATTCTCCCCTTTCACCTCAGAAGCTGTTTTAAAAATCCCTTCGGAGTGCAAAAGTCAGCCCCCGAAGGGGAGCGTACTTTTGCAAAACCCGCGAAAAAACGGCCTTCGGCCTTAATTTTCGCGCTCCGTTTCCGAGTCGCCGGTATTTTTAAAACAGCTTCTCAGACACCACCGCCCGGAACGCCTTCAAACTGATCCTCCCCCGTCCCTTCCGGCGGTTTCATAATCGCCCCGTCCTGCCGCTCTGCAATAGCCATCACCACAAGAAACCGATCTGAAGATTCATAATATTGCACATTTCAAAAACCCGCTCCTGTCCATCAGAGGACATCAATCGCCTGATGCCGGACGTAACTCTGCCCTTCCCTTAATCCGCTCGCCGGGGAATACATCTGGCTGAAGGCCGATGCCGGCAGCGGGCTTCAGCCCGGTTCAGCTTTCAGCCAGGAGGTTCATCCCCGGGCCGGTCTTGTAATATTTCAACCCCTTCGGGGCTTTTCAAACAGGCTCTCAGGCCGAAATCCGAATATCACTCCCTCAGCACAACTCAATTAAAGACTAATCCCAAAAATTTAATCCTGATTATCACATAACATTCTTAAATAACTTGTTTATATTTTTTTAATTGAACAGTTGAAGTTATATAACTTTTGTTGTAGAGTGCATTATCAATGTATGGAAGAACTGACCAGAATTTAACAAAAGGAGAATGTATGCGACCTGACCTCAATGAAGTAGAAAAAAGGATAAGCCGCCGCGGTTTTTTACGGTATGCTTCCGTTCTGACGCTTGGGGGAATCGCTTCCGTCGGGCTGCCCATTTCCGGAAACGCATGTGTAAACAACTGTGAATCAGAGGAACACGAGCTGACGCTGAACCTGGATGACGGGCAGCAGCTCACCTATCATTTCATTCAGCAGGCTCACGGTTCCCGTGGCCGTTGTTTTTTCGTACATGGTATCGGAGATGCGTCTTCCAGTTTCACACAGGTTATCGAGTCTGCTGTTTCTTCCGGCTATGATGTCATCTATTATGACCAGCCCGGAGCCGGTGAGAACAGCACGGTCGGGGTGGCGTTTGAATCCGCCTGTGAAATCCTGAAAACCATTGTGGAACAACATGCGCGCCGGGGCCGGAAAAATTACTGCATCAGCCATTCAATGGGCGGCCTGCTCATGCTGCTGACCTTTGCGAAGTATCCGCCCAATGTGAGACATGTTAAATTACTGGCAATTGAGCCGTCCATCACCCTGCCGGATTACCAGTTTTTCGGATGGATTCAGGAGCCCCCCGCAGGTGTCGGATACGATGGCCTGCTGGAAAGCGTCGGCACATGGGGAGATGCTTATGCACCGACATATGCCATCAATCTCGCCAACACATCCCGGTCGCTTTTTATAGAACACGCCCAATATGTGTACGAACATTTTGACGAGTATCGGCAGCAGATTCTTGATTCCGGTATTGCCTTCACATATGTTTACGGGGACAACTCAAGCGGTACGGAATATCGCGCCGAGATGGGAACATTTCCGCAGGTGCAGGCCTATCACTTTGCAAATGCCGCACACTGGGTACATGTTGACGCAGAAAGCGAATTTCTCGAATTTCTGGGAACAACATTTCTCAAAAACAGACATCCCTTTGTATAAAATTTTCACATTCTGTGAAAGCATTCGGCGGGCCATATAGGCGGGCTGCCGATTAAGTTCTTTTACCGCACCCGGATAACTGTCATTCTGAGCGGAATGGAAAACATGAAGGGCGTTTCTTGAAATAAAAATACCCACGCCATTTAACGGTAGGGCGGGGTTACGTCCCCTCCGAAAACGGGGGCATAACCATTGGCAGGTAGTTTATTTGCACCGAACGCCCTGAGATGTCTCACATCCGTTCGGAATGACATCATTATAATATCGGACCCCTTATTTGACCGACCAATAAGTACCTCCGCATAAATTCCGTTAGTTGTCCCGCAGGGACATCATAAAAACAGCCCGGCAAGTGATTGCCGGGCTGTTGTCGTTCGTTCCTCCGGGACTTTGAAATCGCCCTCCGATGAGCTGATGATAATATTGGCAGCGCTACCTGCAACCCGCCAGCCCCCCCTCCTGACAGGAGCGTTATATATCGGGGAACGTGGTGGCATAGGCGAACCGCATGGCAAAATCCGGGTTTCCGGCCAGCTCGATAAACCGGACCTTTTGGCAGATGTCATCTGCCTCGGCCCGGTGTGACCGGTTCAGCAGGGCCATGATCGCGCCGACGCCTGCCAGATTGTCTCTGGGCTCCACGAGGCCTGCCACCGCACCGGGCGGCAGCATCCCGATTGTCACGGCATTGCGCCAGTCAAACCGCGCCCCGAAAGCGCCGGTCAGCACAGTACGGTCAACCTGCCCGATACCGGCCCGCTCCATGAGAAACTCAATGCCCACCGCCAAAGCCGCTTTGGCAAGCTGAAGCTGGCGCACATCCTTTAAGGTGATGACAACTTCCTCCCCCGAACCGCTCTTTTCCCCCGGAACCAGGACAAATTTCCGCCCCAGCCCCTTTTCATCACATACCACGCCGGGGGCATCCGGGTTGAACCGGCCATTTTTTTCAATCACGCCTGCCCTGCGAAGGGCGGCAATGGCGTCAATCACCCCGGACCCGCAGAGCCCCAGGGGCTTTGTCCCGTTATCTCCCATGACCTGATAGAGAATCTCGCCGTTATCTCCCGGCCAGACCCGGCTGATGGCCCCGGAAACCGCCCGCATCCCGCAGGAGATCTGTGCCCCCTCCAGGGCCGGACCGGTCGCGCAGCTGGTGGCCCACAGCTCTCCGTTATTGCTGATGACCAGCTCTCCGTTGGTACCAATGTCCACAAGCAGGCAGCTTTCATCCCGCCGGTGCGGACCATCCGCCAGGGTTGCGCCGATGGTGTCACCGCCCACAAAGCCGGAAACCACGGGCAGCAGATGCACGCTGGTGGCCGGATTCAGTCCGAGTCCCAGGTCAGCCGCGCTGATGGCCGGATATGCCCTGGAAACCGGCAGATAGGGCATGGCCCCCAGCCCGCAGGGATGGATGCCTGCGAGAATCTGCTGCATGGTGGTGTTGCCCACGATCGTGATGTCCTCCACATCCTCGCGGGCGGCCCCGACCTTTTCCACACACCGCCCGATCAGATCGTCAATGGCCGAAATAATCAGGGCCTGCAGGTCCGCCAGCCCGGATTTGTGTTCATTGGTATGGGCGATGCGGCTGATCACATCCTCGCCCACGCGCCGCTGGGGGTTGACCACCGACTCGCTTGTCAGCACCTGCCCGTTTTCCATATCACACATGTAGGCCGCAAGGGTGGTCGTGCCGATGTCAAACGCAATCCCCAGACGGGTGGTCCGGCGGCCTGGCAGAACAGCGGTAACGCCCTTCTCTGCGTGGCAGATAACGGTGGCCTCCCCTTTGCACATTTCCGGCAGGCTGACCTGCCGGAGAACCCCCGGCTCCCTGAAACGGATATCGAGATCTGCTGCCGCCCGGATCCGGTCTGAGAACCAGTCTGTCAGGCTGTTGCAAAAGCCCTGATCCGGGTCCGGCATTTTTGCCTTGGGCAGAAAAACGCGCCGCGTCAGGGGGGAGGCAGCATAAACGCCGCGCACCCCGTCCTTGCCCCGGACCTCACGGCTGTCTGCAAGCTGTTCCGGCACAGTCACCCGGACCGGGCCGGAGATATTCGCCTGACAGGCGAGCCGATATCCCCCGGCAATCTGTTCGGGGTTCAGCCGTTTCAGTTCGGTGTCCGTGGGCGGTGACAGATTTTCC
This window encodes:
- a CDS encoding ASKHA domain-containing protein, which codes for MSEKYWIRFEPTGLSVEAENGSLIADVGARRNLPVRSDCGGKGVCGKCMVIAEPPENLSPPTDTELKRLNPEQIAGGYRLACQANISGPVRVTVPEQLADSREVRGKDGVRGVYAASPLTRRVFLPKAKMPDPDQGFCNSLTDWFSDRIRAAADLDIRFREPGVLRQVSLPEMCKGEATVICHAEKGVTAVLPGRRTTRLGIAFDIGTTTLAAYMCDMENGQVLTSESVVNPQRRVGEDVISRIAHTNEHKSGLADLQALIISAIDDLIGRCVEKVGAAREDVEDITIVGNTTMQQILAGIHPCGLGAMPYLPVSRAYPAISAADLGLGLNPATSVHLLPVVSGFVGGDTIGATLADGPHRRDESCLLVDIGTNGELVISNNGELWATSCATGPALEGAQISCGMRAVSGAISRVWPGDNGEILYQVMGDNGTKPLGLCGSGVIDAIAALRRAGVIEKNGRFNPDAPGVVCDEKGLGRKFVLVPGEKSGSGEEVVITLKDVRQLQLAKAALAVGIEFLMERAGIGQVDRTVLTGAFGARFDWRNAVTIGMLPPGAVAGLVEPRDNLAGVGAIMALLNRSHRAEADDICQKVRFIELAGNPDFAMRFAYATTFPDI